One window of Leifsonia sp. AK011 genomic DNA carries:
- a CDS encoding pyridoxamine 5'-phosphate oxidase family protein, which translates to MPTPTTITLDDNDAWSRLRSQSFGRLAVSVDGHPDIFPLNFLATDGDGILLRTEPGTKVDDIDSNPNVAFEVDHTDEQTAWSVVVRGVATRVADEESLRLLTTAPLWAWAPGEKSVFLHIEPTSVIGRLFTR; encoded by the coding sequence ATGCCAACACCCACAACCATCACACTCGACGACAACGACGCCTGGAGCAGGCTCCGCAGCCAGAGCTTCGGACGCCTCGCGGTGAGCGTCGACGGGCATCCCGACATCTTCCCGCTCAACTTCCTCGCGACGGACGGCGACGGGATCCTCCTGCGTACCGAACCGGGAACGAAGGTGGACGACATCGACTCGAACCCGAACGTCGCGTTCGAGGTGGACCACACCGACGAGCAGACCGCGTGGAGCGTCGTCGTGCGCGGCGTGGCGACACGGGTGGCCGACGAGGAATCGCTGAGACTCCTCACGACCGCGCCCCTCTGGGCGTGGGCGCCGGGCGAGAAGTCGGTCTTCCTCCACATCGAGCCGACCAGCGTGATCGGTCGACTTTTCACCCGCTGA
- the msrA gene encoding peptide-methionine (S)-S-oxide reductase MsrA — MATETAILANGCFWGAQQLLRRRPGVISTRVGYSGGDTPNATYRNHGDHAEAVEIVFDPSVISYRDLLEFFFQIHDPSTKDRQGNDIGRSYRSAIFYENDEQKRVALDTIADVDASGLWPGKVVTEVEPAGDFWEAEEEHQDYLEKYPNGYTCHYVRPNWKLPHRETVS, encoded by the coding sequence ATGGCAACCGAAACCGCGATTCTTGCCAACGGATGTTTCTGGGGAGCCCAGCAGCTGCTGCGCCGCCGCCCCGGAGTGATCTCCACCCGCGTCGGCTACTCCGGTGGTGACACCCCCAACGCGACGTACCGCAACCACGGCGACCACGCCGAGGCCGTCGAGATCGTCTTCGACCCCTCGGTGATCTCCTACCGCGACCTGCTGGAGTTCTTCTTCCAGATCCACGACCCGTCGACGAAGGACCGCCAGGGCAACGACATCGGTCGCAGCTACCGTTCCGCGATCTTCTACGAGAACGACGAGCAGAAGCGCGTCGCTCTCGACACGATCGCCGACGTTGACGCCTCGGGCCTCTGGCCCGGCAAGGTCGTCACCGAGGTCGAGCCGGCCGGCGACTTCTGGGAGGCCGAGGAGGAGCACCAGGACTACCTCGAGAAGTACCCGAATGGATACACGTGCCACTACGTGCGTCCGAACTGGAAGCTGCCGCACCGCGAGACGGTTTCCTAA
- the msrB gene encoding peptide-methionine (R)-S-oxide reductase MsrB, producing MTSTYRKRPEALSQLTRQQYAVTQEDATEPPFRNEFWNNHDDGIYVDVVSGEPLFSSTDKFDSGSGWPSFTRPIDPTNIVRNEDRTFGMLRTEVRSSGGDSHLGHLFDDGPRDQGGLRYCINSAALRFIPVDQLESEGYGDFRSLFTTTKEA from the coding sequence ATGACATCCACCTATCGCAAGCGCCCTGAGGCGCTCTCGCAGCTCACACGCCAGCAGTACGCGGTCACCCAGGAGGACGCCACAGAGCCTCCCTTCCGCAACGAGTTCTGGAACAACCACGACGACGGCATCTACGTCGACGTCGTCTCGGGTGAGCCCCTCTTCTCCTCCACGGACAAGTTCGACAGCGGGTCCGGCTGGCCGAGCTTCACGCGCCCGATCGACCCGACGAACATCGTCCGCAACGAGGACCGCACGTTCGGGATGCTGCGCACCGAGGTCCGCTCGTCGGGTGGCGACAGCCACCTCGGCCACCTGTTCGACGATGGCCCCCGCGACCAGGGCGGCCTTCGTTATTGCATCAACTCGGCTGCCCTCCGGTTCATCCCTGTGGACCAGCTCGAGTCCGAGGGCTACGGTGACTTCCGCAGCCTGTTCACCACCACGAAGGAGGCCTAA
- a CDS encoding phosphatase PAP2 family protein: MSEVGVRRWPSMAILGASGILLVLAGAVDLALRADRPLGFDLAWYELLDTHRVPALESLAIALNYIGGTLSMTIITIAVVALLLVLRRFRDAATVGLSVGLATAISTLIKLSLNRPRPAGGVTDVETSSFPSGHATAAAALTVALALIFMRVWIWALAALWVVAMALSRTYLLVHWASDVLAGAVLGASVAVLVYTIVHVFIGRRTTVA; this comes from the coding sequence ATGAGTGAGGTCGGCGTCCGTCGATGGCCGTCGATGGCGATCCTCGGAGCGAGCGGAATCCTCCTCGTGCTCGCGGGTGCCGTCGACCTCGCGCTTCGCGCCGATCGCCCTCTGGGCTTCGACCTGGCCTGGTACGAACTTCTCGATACCCACCGGGTCCCGGCACTCGAGTCGCTCGCCATCGCGCTCAACTACATCGGCGGAACCCTGTCGATGACGATCATCACCATCGCGGTCGTCGCCCTCCTGCTCGTGCTCCGTCGGTTCCGGGATGCCGCGACCGTGGGTCTCTCGGTGGGCCTGGCCACGGCAATCTCCACGCTCATCAAGCTCAGCCTCAATCGTCCGCGCCCCGCTGGCGGGGTGACGGACGTCGAAACCAGCTCGTTCCCCTCCGGTCATGCGACGGCGGCCGCGGCCCTCACCGTGGCCCTCGCCCTGATCTTCATGCGCGTCTGGATCTGGGCGCTCGCCGCCCTCTGGGTTGTCGCCATGGCCCTCAGCCGCACCTACCTTCTCGTGCACTGGGCGAGCGACGTGCTCGCGGGGGCGGTGCTCGGGGCGTCAGTCGCCGTGCTCGTGTACACGATCGTGCACGTGTTCATAGGCCGCAGGACGACGGTCGCCTGA
- a CDS encoding SRPBCC domain-containing protein has protein sequence MTTNPGSVVDEDAFTVSRSIDIAAPQTKVWQAVTDPAHISQWFGTTVLDGVGPGATGTMSFPGYATIPLRVEAIDEPHSVTYRWNNDDALGSAPDRLDDASSTVFTFTLEPTPLGTRLTVVESGFENTSSPAVNLAEHAKGWVSELDKLVTLLEDAA, from the coding sequence ATGACCACCAACCCCGGCTCCGTCGTCGACGAGGATGCCTTCACCGTCAGCCGCTCGATCGACATCGCTGCCCCGCAAACGAAGGTGTGGCAGGCCGTCACCGATCCCGCACACATCTCGCAGTGGTTCGGCACCACGGTGCTCGACGGCGTGGGCCCTGGAGCCACGGGGACCATGAGCTTCCCCGGATACGCCACGATCCCGTTGCGAGTGGAGGCGATCGACGAGCCTCACTCCGTCACCTACCGCTGGAACAACGACGACGCGCTCGGGTCGGCACCCGACCGCCTCGACGATGCCTCCTCCACGGTCTTCACCTTCACGCTCGAACCGACTCCCCTCGGTACGCGACTCACCGTCGTCGAGAGCGGCTTCGAGAACACCTCCAGCCCCGCCGTCAACCTCGCGGAACACGCCAAGGGGTGGGTCAGCGAGCTCGACAAGCTGGTGACGTTGCTGGAGGATGCCGCGTGA
- a CDS encoding metalloregulator ArsR/SmtB family transcription factor, translating into MTTGTMVPVFAALGDETRWSILVALGEQDASASALAGLLPVSRQAIAKHLAVLEEVGLVEPVRVGREIRYRVIGSELSATAHRLDAIGAEWDRRLAAIKTIAESL; encoded by the coding sequence GTGACGACGGGCACGATGGTCCCCGTGTTCGCGGCACTCGGCGACGAGACCCGCTGGAGCATCCTGGTGGCGCTCGGCGAGCAGGATGCCTCGGCGTCCGCGCTCGCCGGGCTCCTCCCGGTCTCGCGCCAGGCCATCGCCAAGCACCTCGCCGTGCTCGAGGAGGTGGGACTCGTCGAGCCGGTGCGCGTGGGACGCGAGATCCGATACCGGGTCATCGGCTCGGAGCTCAGCGCCACGGCACACCGGCTCGACGCGATCGGCGCCGAGTGGGACCGTCGCCTGGCCGCGATCAAGACGATCGCGGAGTCGCTCTAG
- a CDS encoding DUF1761 domain-containing protein — protein sequence MFAVLTEINWLAVVAGTLVFAILGGVYFTAVIPKPYARALGNENRELGKPGPLFIVGPLVASLVIVVTSAVLLRALDVQGLADGIAFGLIVGVGYLVAQTFTIAINPNFPRPFLYTALNAPYFVVCTLAASVILTLWR from the coding sequence ATGTTCGCAGTACTCACCGAGATCAACTGGCTTGCCGTCGTCGCTGGCACACTCGTGTTCGCCATCCTCGGCGGCGTCTACTTCACCGCAGTCATCCCGAAGCCCTATGCCCGGGCTCTCGGCAACGAGAACAGGGAGCTCGGCAAGCCGGGCCCGTTGTTCATCGTCGGCCCCCTTGTCGCGAGTCTCGTGATCGTCGTGACGAGCGCCGTTCTCCTGCGCGCGCTGGACGTCCAGGGTCTTGCCGACGGCATCGCGTTCGGCCTGATCGTGGGGGTGGGATACCTCGTTGCCCAGACCTTCACGATCGCCATCAACCCCAACTTCCCGAGGCCGTTCCTCTATACAGCGCTCAATGCGCCCTACTTCGTCGTGTGCACACTCGCGGCGAGCGTGATCCTCACGCTCTGGCGCTAG